A stretch of DNA from Gottschalkia acidurici 9a:
TGACTTGCAAGAGAACGAGCACTTACGTGAATTACTCCTGGTAATAATTCTCCAGCCATTTTGTACATATTTGGTATCATTAGTAATAAACCTTGAGATGCTGTGTAAGTAGTTGTTAAAGCACCTGCTGCTAATGATCCATGAACTGTTCCAGCTGCTCCTGCCTCTGATTGCATTTCTACTACTTTAACTGTCTGTCCGAATATATTTTTCTTACCTTGAACTGACCATTCATCTACTAGCTCTGCCATAGTCGAAGATGGTGTTATTGGGTAAATCCCTGCTACTTCTGTAAATGCATAAGAATTATATGCAGCAGCTGTATTTCCATCCATAGATTTCATAACTTTTGCCATATAAATACCTCCCATTAAAAGTACATACTAAAGTATATATAATATAAATGTAAAAAATGATTCTCACATATATATACTGTATACAATATTTTTTCTGTAGCTCAAACATATATTAAGTATATAAAATATCTTCTATATTGTCAATAAATATAGTTTCTTATATTACCTTTTAAAATTAGAATTAGTTTTGTATACAAACGTTTTCCTTAGTATATCTTGATTTTATTATTTATAAATCCGTTTTTCTTACTAACTTCTTTGTTCTTCTAGTTCTTTTCTCTTTTTTCCCAATTCTTCTTTTAATTTTTTATCCAATTCCTCTGCAGCATTATATCCAAACTGCTTCTGTCTATTGTTTCTTGCAGCTACCTCTACTATCATAGCTAAGTTTCTTCCTGGTTTTACTGGTACTGTTACTTTAGGTATTTTTAGTCCTAATATCTCTATATAATTTTCATCAAGACCTACCCTATCATATTCTTTTTGTTCATCCCAGTGTTCAAGCTCTACAGCTAAATCTACTGCTTCCCACTTTTTTACGGCACCAAACCCGTATAACCTTTTTATGTCTAGTATCCCTATACCTCTTATTTCCATGAAATGTCTTATTAATTCTGGAGAAGTTCCCTTTAACATTTCATCTACTCTAGTTATTTCTACCGCATCATCTGCTACTAGACGATGTCCTCTTTTTAATAATTCTAAAGCTGTTTCACTTTTTCCTACACCACTTTTTCCTATTATTAGAGTTCCCATACCAAAAACTTCAACTAAAACTCCATGTATAGTAGTTCTAGGTGCTAGTAAATCATCAAGATAAGCTAAGAGCTTACTTATAAACTTAGTAGCTGGTAGCTCGGTTTTAAAAAGTGGCCTCTCAAATTCCTTAGCAAATTCTATTATTTCTGGAAGTACTTTATGGTCACCAGTTATTATCATAGCAGGTATTGGATATTCAAATATCTTTCTAAGCCTTTTCACCCTTAAATCATAGTCTAAGGACATCATATACTCTATTTCTTGATGTCCTAAAACTTGTATCTTATCATGGGGGAAAACTTTGAAAAAGCCTGTCAACTGTAGTCCCGGTCTACTCGCTTCACTTCCACTTATATTTATGCCCTTTATAGTATCTGGCATATATACAGTCTCTAATTTCATGTTTTGTATTAACTCATGTATTGAGATCGTTTTCATAGTTCCCTTCCTTTCCTAATTTTTTCTGAAGAAATTATATATCTCTTCCGCTACTTTTTTATTCATTCCATCTACAGAAGATATTTCTTCTATAGTTGCTTTTTTTATATTCTCTATAGTCTTAAATTCTTTTAATAAATTTTTCTTTCTCTTTTCTCCAACTCCAGGTATACTGTCTAGCACTGATTTTACTAAATCTTTTGTTCTTAGATTTCTATGATAAGTTATAGCAAATCTATGAGCTTCGTCCTGTATTTTAGTTATTAATTTAAATCCACTGCTACTTAAAGGAAGTGTTATTTCCTCATCCTCGTATATTATCCCTCTAGTTCTATGAAAGTCATCTTTTATTAGACCACATACGGGTATATCTATTCCTAACTTCTTTAACACTCTTTTAGCTACATTTACCTGTCCCTTTCCTCCATCTATCATTATTAATTCTGGAAATATCGAAAAATTCTCTATGCTTACTTTGTTTTCCGAAATTAATTTTTTTTCTTCTAATCCCCTGCTAAATCTTCTGTAAATAACCTCTTCCATACTACTATAATCATCTGGCCCTTCAACCCACTTGATTTTAAACTTTCTATACTCTCTTGTTTTAGCTTCTCCATTTTCAAATACGACCATAGAAGCTACAGATTGTACTCCTTGAGTATTGGATATATCAAAAGCCTCTATTCTATTAGGAACTCTTTCTAATTTTAATGCTTCAGCTATTTCTACTAACGGTTTCTGAGTGTCTTCTGTCTTTTTCTTTACTCTATCTCTACGTTGATTAAGTATCTCTATAGCATTTTTTCTTACTAATTCCATTAACTCATTTTTCTCGCCTCTTTTAGGAATTTTTATATTCACTTTAGATCCTCTCTTACTACTTAACCAACTACCAACCACCTCTATATCTTCAAAGTTATCTCCTACTAATATTTCTTTGGGTACATAAGAAGTTCCTATATAAAACTGCTTAACAAATGATTGTATTATTTCTCCTCTATCTATATCATCAGTATCTTTAATTATGAAGTGTTCTCTTCCCATAACTTTTCCTGTTCTTATAAAAAATACTTGAATGCATACTTCATCTATTCCCCTAGCCATTCCTATTATGTCTTGATCTGATATGTTAGTTGTAGATACTATCTTTTGCTTTTCTAATATATGATTTAAAGAAACTAATTGGTCTCTATATTTAGCTGCACTTTCAAAATCTAATCCTTTTGAAGCATTTTTCATCTTTTTCTCAATTATTTCAACTAATTTTTGTTCTTTTCCATTTAAAAACATGATAACTTCATCTATCATACTTTTATATTCTTCATGATCTACGTATTGATAACATGGTCCTAAACACTTTCCTATAAAGTTATTTAAACATGGTCTTTCTAGCTTAGGTCCATCATTTAAATTCATCTTGCAAGTCCTTAATTTATATAAACTATCTATAATTTCTAATGTGTCATTTACAGCACCTGAGCTTACATATGGTCCAAAATACTTACTACCATCTTTGACTATATTTCTAGTCTTTATTACTCTAGGATACTTTTCATTTACAGTAACTTTTATATATGGATAAGATTTGTCATCTCTTAATAAAATATTATATTTAGGCTTATGTTTCTTTATAAGGTTTGATTCCAATATAAGTGCTTCTACTTCATTATCAGTTATAATATATTCAAACTTAATTATATTTTTAACCATAGCGTTTACTTTAGGTGGATGATTTTTCGATGATTGAAAGTATTGTCTCACTCTTTTTTTTAATGAAATAGCTTTACCTACATAAATGATAGCATTTTCACTATTCTTCATTATATAAACACCAGGTTTATCTGGTAATTTTTTTAATTCGTCATTTATATTAAACATATTATCATCCTTTTAAATTAAGATAGAATAAACTTTATAATAACATTGTTTAGTTTTCTTTTTTATTTTTCTTCATTCTTTATTAATTTTCTAATCATCCTATAGAAATCTTATACTTTTCCAATAAGCTTAATTATATTTACTATTTCATTATATCAAATAAATAAACTGTTTCAAAATATTCGATTCTGAAACAGTTTATTTATTTAACTTACATCTATTTATCTTTTTCTTTTTTCAATGGCTTTTGCTGTATTATTAACGGAATATCAACTATTATTTTCTGAATAAGACCAGTTAAAATGATAATTATTGCTGGAATTACTAATGTTAATGATACATGTATAGAGCTATCTAGTTTAGCTTTTTGGATGAAATTATAACCTATAAATGATCCGATCGGAAATGCAACCCAGTGAAGAGACCAAAAGATAACACCATCCCAGTTTCCATAAGCTATATTTAAGCCTATATCGGTAGCCGGACCAGTTAAATGTGTAGTACGATTAATAGATGTTAAACTTGTAGCTGCATTCTGTCCACCCATAGCCATAGGTATAGCTATTCCGGCAAAGTCCATATTACCTTTATATATGCAAAGAGCAGCTATAAGTAATAGTATCCCAGCAAAAGTCAATCCTCCCATAAGACCTAAACGTCTTGTAATTATTGCTGAAATAGCAGATCCAGTAATGAACATTATTACTATCAACACTACAAATCCAAATTGTCCAATTTCTCCTTTAGCAAGCCACTCTCCTAGTTCAGCAGCGCGTCCTGTCATAAAAGAAACTCTTTCGTTAAGAAAAAGCTTTAATCCTGCTGTATCTATCCATCCAGCCATCATTACAAGAATAAATCCTATGATATTGACTGGAGTTATTATTTTAATTTTAGAATCATTTGACAACTTCTTATCTCTCCTTTCAAGGATGATATGTATTTACGTGTGCTCGTATACAAAGTTGATTCAATTT
This window harbors:
- the hprK gene encoding HPr(Ser) kinase/phosphatase; amino-acid sequence: MKTISIHELIQNMKLETVYMPDTIKGINISGSEASRPGLQLTGFFKVFPHDKIQVLGHQEIEYMMSLDYDLRVKRLRKIFEYPIPAMIITGDHKVLPEIIEFAKEFERPLFKTELPATKFISKLLAYLDDLLAPRTTIHGVLVEVFGMGTLIIGKSGVGKSETALELLKRGHRLVADDAVEITRVDEMLKGTSPELIRHFMEIRGIGILDIKRLYGFGAVKKWEAVDLAVELEHWDEQKEYDRVGLDENYIEILGLKIPKVTVPVKPGRNLAMIVEVAARNNRQKQFGYNAAEELDKKLKEELGKKRKELEEQRS
- the uvrC gene encoding excinuclease ABC subunit UvrC, which produces MFNINDELKKLPDKPGVYIMKNSENAIIYVGKAISLKKRVRQYFQSSKNHPPKVNAMVKNIIKFEYIITDNEVEALILESNLIKKHKPKYNILLRDDKSYPYIKVTVNEKYPRVIKTRNIVKDGSKYFGPYVSSGAVNDTLEIIDSLYKLRTCKMNLNDGPKLERPCLNNFIGKCLGPCYQYVDHEEYKSMIDEVIMFLNGKEQKLVEIIEKKMKNASKGLDFESAAKYRDQLVSLNHILEKQKIVSTTNISDQDIIGMARGIDEVCIQVFFIRTGKVMGREHFIIKDTDDIDRGEIIQSFVKQFYIGTSYVPKEILVGDNFEDIEVVGSWLSSKRGSKVNIKIPKRGEKNELMELVRKNAIEILNQRRDRVKKKTEDTQKPLVEIAEALKLERVPNRIEAFDISNTQGVQSVASMVVFENGEAKTREYRKFKIKWVEGPDDYSSMEEVIYRRFSRGLEEKKLISENKVSIENFSIFPELIMIDGGKGQVNVAKRVLKKLGIDIPVCGLIKDDFHRTRGIIYEDEEITLPLSSSGFKLITKIQDEAHRFAITYHRNLRTKDLVKSVLDSIPGVGEKRKKNLLKEFKTIENIKKATIEEISSVDGMNKKVAEEIYNFFRKN
- a CDS encoding YoaK family protein, yielding MSNDSKIKIITPVNIIGFILVMMAGWIDTAGLKLFLNERVSFMTGRAAELGEWLAKGEIGQFGFVVLIVIMFITGSAISAIITRRLGLMGGLTFAGILLLIAALCIYKGNMDFAGIAIPMAMGGQNAATSLTSINRTTHLTGPATDIGLNIAYGNWDGVIFWSLHWVAFPIGSFIGYNFIQKAKLDSSIHVSLTLVIPAIIIILTGLIQKIIVDIPLIIQQKPLKKEKDK